AGCACCGTAGAAATGCTCCTTGAAAGGAATTCCGTCGAATACGTACGACGTAGAACTCACCCGCGTCCCGGATATGGCCGCGGAGGTCTGGCGAGGACCGTAAGCCCACTGCGCGACGCCGGGAGCCGAATCGCCGGCCTGCACGCCGGCCTGAATCCCGGCGAGCTGCAGGAACCCTCTTCCGTTCAGCGGCAGTTCCTCCACCATCTCCTCGCCGATCACGGTGCCCAGCTCGGCGGTTCTCCGGTCGACGACCGTCGCCTCGGCCGTGACCAACACCGTATCGCTGACTTCACCCACCTGAAGCGTCAAGGTGTGATCCACTACGGCGAACACCTCGAGTTGGATCCCTTCCACCACTGCCTTCTTGAAGCCGGGCATCTCTACACTGAGGGTGTAGGAGCCCACCGGCAAAGCGGCGAAACTGAAGACCCCCTGTTCGTTGGAGATGCCGGTTCTGCGGAGGCCCGTCGCCTCGTTGACGGCCTCAACGTCAGCCCCGGGAACCACCGCGGTGGTGTCGTCCAGCACTCGGCCGGTAATGGTCCCGGACCCTTCCGCCTGGGCCCTGAGACCGCCGGTCGACGCCAGGACGATGGCGACCAACAGCACTAGGGCCAATGAATTACGTCGCATTTCTTTTCCTCCCGATCAGTGGGAAATAGTGAGGCTGAGGGAAACCGCCCGACGTGAATGCGCAGTTTTCGTCTTGCAGTAGAAGAGCCGACTGGACTGATCGAATCGAACGGATCAGCGTATACGCGGTCGGACATACTTGGTCCCGTAGCCTGGGATGGCGAAAGTTTAAGGTATGCCGTCCAGCCATGTCAACAGTCCGAGTTCGGGGGGGTGCACGACAAAAAAGTGACGACGGATCAAGCTGCAGCCTTGGAATTGGCTCTCCATTCCCAAGGGTCCTCAAAGCGCCCACTGAGCCGAACACAGCGCAGGGCCATGATCGAATTCGCTCCTGGCACGCTCCAATGCATTCCGGATCGCTTGAGCCGAGCCCCGATGGCATTCTTGCATCCGGCTTCCACTACTCCGGTGGACGTGCAGAGCCCTTGCGCCTCGAATCGGGCGTAACGCATGCGATGTCGATTCTGCTGGAAACAGGTGCAGGCCGCTTTCGCTTCCTCGTTGTGAGCGGCCTCGGTGGCAAGCTCAGATAAGAGGGTCTCGATCCGACCGGCATCGAGTTCCAGGCAACGTTGTTGCGCCCAATCCTGGGCCAACTGGCGATCAGCGAATAAGTTCCTGGAGAGGGTATGAAGTCGCTCTTTGGCGTGGAAACGATCGATAATCTGCACCGCCTCCGGGAAGAGTTCCCCGGTCAGGTTCCAAATCCACTTCGCTCCGTCTCCCAGAACATCTTGCCGTTGCGCTTGCCCCAAACGGCGGCGTTGAGCCTCAGGCTCCGAATCCCATCAGCCGGGCTCGTCACAAGCCGGTTCTACAACTTCGTGATAGCGATTGAGTTTAAGGTCCTTGAGCACCGATGTCTTTCCGCTGGGCCAACGAATCTCAACCCTGAGCGCCGCTTCCCCGTCGGGCACGCCAAAGAGAATGCGCGGGTCATTTTGTGAGCAATAGCTGGAGGAACTCCGTACCTCTCTCATCTGCTGAGGACCACCCTTTTTTGAAGACAGAAAGACACGCGTCCCCAGGGCGTCGCCATTGCTGCATGTTCCCTGGAGTCTCAGGCCCAGCCAGTGATTCCCCAGTTGGTCTCGACGGTAGACCAGCGGTTGATCATCCAGATTGGAGACGACGATCTCGAGACTTCCGTCATTGTCGAGATCGACAAATGCCGCCCCGCGTCCAACGGCGGCGGTTGGTGAGGGGAATGCCTGATTCGAAACATCGCGAAACCGGCTGTTCCCAATATTCAAGAACCACTGATCCGGCATCGAATAGGGTGGCACGTTGGGGTAGAGATGACCATTCGCGACAAAGAGGTCCACGCGACCATCACGGTTGAAGTCGATGAAACCTGTGCCGAATCCCAAATAGCTCATAGTGGGTTGAGCTAATCCGGTCTCGCGGGTGCTGTCGATAAAAAAGCCGTTCCCCAGATTGCGATAGAGGGTGTTGTACTCTTCCGAAAAATTCGTCACATACAGATCCATCCAGCCATCGTTGTCATAATCCCCGGCGTCGACCCCCATCCCCGCTTGCTCTTTTCCGTTGGCATCCACGGCTACGCCAGCCTGCAGCGCCACATCTTTGAACTGACCCCGGCCGTTATTCTGAAAAAGATTGTTGGGAACCGAATCATTGGCGACATAAACGTCGAGATCGCCGTCGTTGTCATAGTCGGTGCAGACCACTCCAAGTCCATAGTAGCTGCGGTCGGCAATACCACTCGTTCTACTGACATCCGAAAAGACTCCGTTGCCCAGGTTTCTGTAAAGGACATCGCGGGAGGCCGGATAGCGCTTCGGCCCGCAATAGGCCGGTCGTCCTTTGAAACGGCAGAATCGGCCGGATGTGGGGGGGGCAGAGAAGTCGAAGTCCACGTAGTTGGTCACATAGAGGTCGACCCAGCCGTCCCCATCGAGGTCCGCAAAAGCTGCACTGGCACTCCAGGCACTACTGCCCGTGCCCGAAGCCTGCGTGAAGTCGGTAAAAGTACCATCGCCGTTGTTGCGGTAAAGCCGATTGGGACCGAAGTTTGTGACGTAAAGGTCCGTGTCGCCGTCGTTGTCGATGTCAGCCGCTGTCCCGCCCATCCCCCAACCCAAATCTGCCACTCCTGCCTCCTTAGCTACCTCTTCGAAGTGTCCGTTGCCTTTATTGCGAAAGAGAAGGTTAGGAGTCTTCTTTCCGTCTCTCTGGGCTCCATTGACCAAGTAGACATCAATGTAACCGTCGTTGTTATAGTCAAGACAAAGGACCCCTCCACTCATCGAATCAACGATCAGAGGTTTGTCGGCGTCGCCAGTGATATTTTTTCCCAGGAATCCGAGTTCGCTTGAGACTTCTCTGTATTGATTCGGCTTGGAGAGAACGGCCATCGGCAGCCACAGAAGCAGGATCACGCCGAGGCTCTTCAGTTTCATCATCACTGCCTATTCGCCAATCTCATAGGTGTTCCGCTCAAAGACCGTGAGGCCCGCCAATAAGCAAGTTTGCTCCCTGCTGTAGGTAAGAGAAAGAATTAGTGGGGTGGCGAAAAGCGGCCCGAAAGCTTTCGGATCTTGCTCAAGACTCGTCTGGCGGGACCTGGAAGCGGGTCCTTTGCAACACCTTCTTCTGCAGGATCCGATCCTCCACTTTCAACTCAAGGTCGTACTTGCCTGCCCCGAAGCCCTTCAAGCCGAAGACAAAAGCGACAGCTATCCGGTCCCCCAGGACTTCGAAGAGTGCCTGGTCCGCCTGGTTGACCAGCACTTTTCCATGGCTGTCTTTGACTTCTGCCAGGATGTCCAGATCTGGGTACGAGCTGGCACCATCGATTGCGAAGTTATACACCTCGAAATACATGCCGAGGGATTCTCCTGAGCGGAAGTGGTTGTTGCTGACCGGGTAGACTTTCCATCCCAGCGCCGTCACAAAAGGATCCGGCAAGCTGCCCTCTTTGGCCGGAGTGATGAGATCGGAAAGGACAACCGACGAAAGCGAGAGTTCGTCGCTCATCTTGACAGGAAGATTCAACTTCTTTTCCAGGTAACCCATCTCGCCACTGCTGACGTCCTCGACTACGAGACTTAGTTTGTACAGACCAGGCGACAGCGGGATGATCTTCTGGTAGCGCTTGTAGGGGTAGATATAGGCGTCCGAGGGATCCAGTCCCGCGCGCCGGTCATCGTAAACAGTCTCCTCGAACTCCTGAATGACCCTGCCGGCTGCACTTCTCACGGCACCGTAGAGATTCACGGTGGCGCGCTCCGTTTCCTCTCCCAGCGATTGGTAAGTCAATTCCGAGACCGGAAGATAGACCGTGATCGGAGCCAGAAACGAAGAATCATTCAACCGCAAGTGCGAGTTGTTGGCTGAAACGGGAAACCGTGTGTAGCGGACCCGCGTGTCTACTTGCGCCTTCAAATCAGTGAACTTGATCTCGGGAGGCTTTTGCAGCTGGAAATACCTCTCCAGACGAAGAAAGGGATTCGCTCCTGCTTTGTGGTAGACGTCGTCGTCCCCGCCGAAGCTTCGCATCAGCTCCGAGCCCCTGATCCGAGAGGCTCTCGTCTCGAAGCCCATCTTCTCGAACAGGGTCTTCCCACCCCCGGGCATACGCAGGAGGGCATCCTTCTCCTCGGGCCGCAACGCGATCCGGAAGTCGCCTGTCATGGAACGATCCACGAATTCGATCTCAATGCCGTTGCCTATCCCCTCAATGTAGTTGTAGAACCACTTTTCCATGGGGTAGACCTGGGTCGCGCCTCCACCCTCCTCGATCTCCCGATAGTAGGTTGCTCCTGCACCGTATTTGTCGACTGATTCAGGCGGGCCGAAAGTAATGTAGATGCGACCCCGGTCAGTCTGCCATCCGAACACACCCGCATTACTGTAACGCTCATTTGCATAGGCTATACGCCTGTAGTGCTCGACCTTGAACTCGTTGAAGTCCGTGGACGGATCGGGGTCGCGCCGGCGCCAGAACTGCTCGATAAAAATCTCCTTCTCCTCGTCAGCGGTGAGTTTCTCGAAGACCGATCTTTCCTCGGGAGTCACGATGTAGAAGACGTCTTCATCGAGCCAATCGGAATAGGGATCTACACTCTCCTCCTTCTGGCGCTGTTCGTCCCGTTGAGTTCCGGGGAGAATGAAGGCGGGCGTGAGAAGGAGTAGAACCGTGACTGCAACGAGCAGCAGACGCTCTTTGGAATGTCCGGTCTTGCGCAGCATGCGTCTTTAGCAAGCTAGTATGCGACGTGGGTGGTTCGTCTTCAAGCACCTTTGACTGGTTTGACTGGCAACAGCCGGTGGGGGAGCAAACTCTTTCGGCGCCCGAGGCGCCTCCTACATTCGCTCCGGAGGATGGTGCCTCCGGTTCGCACAATTGCACGCAGCACCTGTTTCAAGGTATGTAATTAGCCTGTGAATTGGACAGGCAAGCTTGCCGTGCTACTCGTCACAACCCTCGCGATCTTTGCCCCGGGACTGTCGCAGGAGCATTTAGAGACTCGCCAGAAGGCCCTGGAACTTCTCAACCAGAACAAATCGGCCGAGGCCGAGAAACTCTTTCGAGAATACCTTGATTCTTACCCGGACGACGCTCAAGCCCTTTACTACCTGGGCGTCAGCTTGCACTTTCAGTCTCAATACAAAGCAGCGATCGAGGTCTTGGAACGGGTTGTGGCGCTTCGTCCCCAGGTGGACAATCCTCAGTTCGAACCTTCGCGGCTGCAATACTTCCTGAGCCTGCTCCACTTCCAGAATGGGGATTTGGACTCGGCGCAAAGCAAGCTCGAACCACTCGTCAAAGAAGGCGCCGCCGCACCCGTTTACTTCCTGCAAGGCCGGATGGATTTCGCCAGGAAGGACTACGAATCCGCCGAGCGGCACATCTCCAGCGCCTTGCAATTGGACCTCCCGGATTCTGCGGAGGTTCACTACCAACTTGGATTAATCTATTCCGCCCAAGGAAAACATGATGAAGCCGCGCGCTCTATAGAGGCAGCTCTGGAGCAACAACCCTCAAATCCAGATATTCTTTTCAAGCTGGCCGATACTTATTTTCAACTGCAAGACATTCCCCGTGTTGAGGAGTTGTCCCGCGAAGTTCTGGCTGAGGATCCGTCCTCGGCCATGGCGCACTACAACCTGGGCCGTGCGGAGTTTGCACGTGGCAATCTGGAGAAAGCTGGCGAGTATTTCGTCCGAGCGACTGAACTGGAGACGCGTCCCCGGTACTTCAATTCTCTGGCCCAGGTGCGGATACAGCTGAACCAGCCGCAGCGGGCCATCGCTGCACTCAGAGAGAATGTACGCCTGGATCCGGCGACGCCCTCTCCACGGCTTCAACTAGCGGGACTCCTTTTTCAGGCTCTCGACATGAACGGGGCCGAGGTGGAATACAAAAAGATCCTCAACATGAACCCCGACAATATGCACGCACTGTTCGGATTGTGCTTTACCCTCGTCGCTCGGGGGAACGAAACGGCGGCCGTCGAGACGTTTCGCAAAGCCTGGGGGACCGATCCCGGTCTACTGAAGGAGATGATCGTCTCAGCAGTCATATCAGCCCGGGAACATCCCGGATACACTCAGATCGCCGGTAGGCTGCTGCGGGCTGTGGCCCCTGCGGCAGCGGAGCACAGCCTCGAATTCATTGTGGCGCGTCAGTACCTGTCCGCCAATCGAGCCGGGAAAGCGCTGGAATGGATCGACCGCTATCTCTCAAACGGAGCCCCCGACGATCACACCCGTTTGCTCATGGGCTCGGCATTGCGGATGCTGGGCAGAACGCAGGAAGCTGAGAAAGAGTTGCTGGCTATCAATCAGGCCTCACCGTTGGGGGTGCACGCCCTCTATCAGCTAGCGGTTCTTGAAGCCCTCTACGAGGAAAACCAGAAGGGCGGGAAAGCCGACGAGTATCTGGATCGTGTGCTGGCGCTGGACTCAGATCATTTTCAGGCTCTCGTGATGAAAGCCGAACGCCAGATCAAGGATGTCAATCTGGCCGAGGCCGAAAGGCTGCTCAAACATGCTGTCGGCATCCAGCCGGATAGTCCTGAAGCGCACTACGCCTTGTCCACGCTCTATCGGCGGTCCGGGCGGAATCAGGAGGCTGAAGCAGCACTCAACCAGTACAAGCGGCTCAAGGCGGAGTCTGCCCTGTTTCCGGAACTGCAGTATCCGTAGCTTGGATCGGGAACGGTTCAACCGCGCAGGCCAGAATGCTTTGCGCCCCTACAGAGCGCTAAAAGCCAAGCTCGCCCGGTGAAGTTCGAGACTGTAATCATCGGAGGAGAGCAAAGAAGGGACGGACACCGAAGGCACCTTCGGTGTCCGTGCTCCAGCTTCTCAACGGGGTACTAGAAGATGAGCTTCAATCCGAATTGGATCCTTCGTGCATCGGTAGCTGTCGTGATCCGCCCGTAGGATCCAGACTCCAAATTGGCGCTTGGTCTTCCAAAGTTGACGTTATTGAAGATGTTGAAAAACTCTGTCCGGAACTGTACTTTTGCTTCTTCCGAGATTCCTGGGATATTGAAATTCTTGAATAGCCCTAAGTCCTGACCGACAAAACCATCGCTGTACAGGAATTGAGCACCCGAGTTACCAAAGGTGCCAGGGGCCGGCAATGAAAAGGCGCCGAGATCAAACCATCGATCCGGTGATCGCTGACCGGCCGGCAGGTTGCCGTCTCCCAAGCGATTGGGACGCTTGTTGAAGATGGCCTCACTGTTGGCTGGATCCGAGCTTGTAGTTGGGTGGAAGTTGAAACCGCTCATGAGCGTCGTGATGCCCGACAGCTGCCAACCTCCCAATGCGTGTCTCATGGCTGCGCTTTGGCCTTCAAAAAGAGGCAACTCGTATACGAAGCTGAAGTTAAAACGGTGCCGCAAATCGAAAGTACTCAAGCCTTTGTCCCGATCCCAGGGCACATAGTTACGGGCTCCCTTACTGTCAAACGAATCAGTATCCAACGATTTCGCCCAGGAGTAAGTGGTCAGAAAACTCAATCCCTGACTCAAAGCTTTTCGTAGCGTGAATTCCAGGCCGTGATACCAGGACTGTCCCATGGCATGATCCGTGAGAATGAATTGAAAATCAGGCCAAGCACGATTCGCCTGACGGCAGGCCGAATCGCAGGACGGGTCGTTTGCCGTTCGCCCCCCTTCACGCCAACGTGCGATGGACCGATTGATATTCCACCGCTTCGACATGCTCACACCATGAGAGCCCACATAAGCCATCTCACCAAACAAGCCCCAGGGAAGCATACGTTGGACGCTCAGGGTCCATATCTGCTGATAGGGATCCGACCGCCTCTGAGGAGTACTCAAGAGTATGAGGGATATGTCTTTTATATCAAACGGATCACCCGGGGGCGGATCCGGAAAAAGTGTTGAGATTTCGATCGTCGGCTTGTCGGTGTCGCTGAAGAAGGTCTGGACAATACTATTGTTGGGCGAAAGGATAGCGTCCCACGCCAGTTCGTTTCCGGGCACCTCGTCGTAGAAGATTCCAAAACTGGAACGGATGGCAAAATCCTGAGAACCCCCTGGGCTCCACGCAATTCCAATCCGGGGAGCAAAGTTGTTCTTATCGACGTCAATCACGCGTCCGACATCCCTCTCGGCGCGAAAGCCTCCGGCGCCTCCGTTCGCGGCTCCGTCAAATAGGCCGAGCCGGTCCCCGGTTGTGGAGACCAGCCAGGGGTAGAGCTGATAGCGCAGACCGAGGGTCAGGCTAACGTTGCGGCTGATTTTGAACTCATCCTGGATGAAGCTGTTGAACCAGATTCCTTCTTTGTCGACTGCGGGACCGGTCTTGTGACCGATAACTCGATTCGTATGCCCCAGGAGAAAGTCTGCTACCGGATGCCCGGTGAACTGACCCAAATACTGAAAGTTACCCTGCTGGTTGAAAGTGCCGATCAGCGTGTGACCCTTATCGCGCACCTCGAATCCCCAGGACACGTTATGGCGCCCCTTTATCCATGACATGTTGAAGATGTAGTGCCAGTCATTCTGGAAAGGGGCTATGCAGCTGCCTGGCCCACCAAACGTCGAAAAGCCACCCATTGACACTCCTGGCACCGCATTGCACTCAGGAACAATGTTAATGTTCCGTATTCCAAATTCCGTCGGCCAGTCGGGATCCGTCAGGGCGTTTGTTGGACTCCAGTAGCTGATTTCCACCTTATTCAGACCTGCTTTCGCATTGGCTACCAGTGTGGGTCCAAACGAATGAACCCAATCAAAAACCAGATTATGGGCAGTTAACGGACGCGCCGTTTCTGACCCGGGCAACAAACTTCGATCGTTGACGATACTGTCAATCCCGGACCATCTTCCGAAGAATCTATCCGTCTCCGAGAGTGCAAAATCCACTCGCGTGATGAATTTGTCATCATTTCTCACGAGACCCGTCTCGCCAATGAGATTGAAGACGTCACCGGGCGGCTGATTGGGCGCCGGTATGAAACCGAGACCTATGTATTGGTTGGCAAATGGATGAAACCTGCTCGACGGGATGATATTCCCTGGGAAGGGCTCTCCCGTGGTTGGATCGATCAGGGGCTCTGCCAAATCCGAGAAATCTCCCTGTAGATGCCGAGACGTGGGGACGATGTTGCGACCGGTCGCGGCCTTTCGTGAGCGAAAACCTTCGTAGCTAAAAAACCAGAACAGTTTATCTTGAATCACCGGACCGCCCACCTCAGCTCCGAACTGGTTCTGGAGGAACTCCGGATTGCCGACTGAAAAAAAGTTTCGCGCGTCCAGATTGTCGTTGCGATGAAACATCCAGCCGGAACCGTGAATTGCGTTGGTTCCCGACTTGGTGATTGCGTTGACGACCGCTGGATTATCGTTTTGACCTGAGAAGAAACCCCGCTGGACTTTCACTTCAGCCAAAGCATCGAGAGCCGGAAGTTGAGCGGAAGATCCGTAGAAGGGCTCTTTACTCGGGATCCCATCGAACATGTAATTGGTCGAGGTCTCCCGCTGACCTGAAATCGTCACGGTGGTCACCCCGCGGCCTATGCGAAAACCATGGGATTCGCCTGCGTTACCGGACTCTGTAAAGGGGGAACCGTGGGCCCCCGCAGTTAAGCGAGTCAGGCCGACAA
The sequence above is a segment of the Acidobacteriota bacterium genome. Coding sequences within it:
- a CDS encoding UPF0236 family protein yields the protein MGQAQRQDVLGDGAKWIWNLTGELFPEAVQIIDRFHAKERLHTLSRNLFADRQLAQDWAQQRCLELDAGRIETLLSELATEAAHNEEAKAACTCFQQNRHRMRYARFEAQGLCTSTGVVEAGCKNAIGARLKRSGMHWSVPGANSIMALRCVRLSGRFEDPWEWRANSKAAA
- a CDS encoding CRTAC1 family protein produces the protein MMKLKSLGVILLLWLPMAVLSKPNQYREVSSELGFLGKNITGDADKPLIVDSMSGGVLCLDYNNDGYIDVYLVNGAQRDGKKTPNLLFRNKGNGHFEEVAKEAGVADLGWGMGGTAADIDNDGDTDLYVTNFGPNRLYRNNGDGTFTDFTQASGTGSSAWSASAAFADLDGDGWVDLYVTNYVDFDFSAPPTSGRFCRFKGRPAYCGPKRYPASRDVLYRNLGNGVFSDVSRTSGIADRSYYGLGVVCTDYDNDGDLDVYVANDSVPNNLFQNNGRGQFKDVALQAGVAVDANGKEQAGMGVDAGDYDNDGWMDLYVTNFSEEYNTLYRNLGNGFFIDSTRETGLAQPTMSYLGFGTGFIDFNRDGRVDLFVANGHLYPNVPPYSMPDQWFLNIGNSRFRDVSNQAFPSPTAAVGRGAAFVDLDNDGSLEIVVSNLDDQPLVYRRDQLGNHWLGLRLQGTCSNGDALGTRVFLSSKKGGPQQMREVRSSSSYCSQNDPRILFGVPDGEAALRVEIRWPSGKTSVLKDLKLNRYHEVVEPACDEPG
- a CDS encoding GWxTD domain-containing protein — its product is MLRKTGHSKERLLLVAVTVLLLLTPAFILPGTQRDEQRQKEESVDPYSDWLDEDVFYIVTPEERSVFEKLTADEEKEIFIEQFWRRRDPDPSTDFNEFKVEHYRRIAYANERYSNAGVFGWQTDRGRIYITFGPPESVDKYGAGATYYREIEEGGGATQVYPMEKWFYNYIEGIGNGIEIEFVDRSMTGDFRIALRPEEKDALLRMPGGGKTLFEKMGFETRASRIRGSELMRSFGGDDDVYHKAGANPFLRLERYFQLQKPPEIKFTDLKAQVDTRVRYTRFPVSANNSHLRLNDSSFLAPITVYLPVSELTYQSLGEETERATVNLYGAVRSAAGRVIQEFEETVYDDRRAGLDPSDAYIYPYKRYQKIIPLSPGLYKLSLVVEDVSSGEMGYLEKKLNLPVKMSDELSLSSVVLSDLITPAKEGSLPDPFVTALGWKVYPVSNNHFRSGESLGMYFEVYNFAIDGASSYPDLDILAEVKDSHGKVLVNQADQALFEVLGDRIAVAFVFGLKGFGAGKYDLELKVEDRILQKKVLQRTRFQVPPDES
- a CDS encoding tetratricopeptide repeat protein, which encodes MLLVTTLAIFAPGLSQEHLETRQKALELLNQNKSAEAEKLFREYLDSYPDDAQALYYLGVSLHFQSQYKAAIEVLERVVALRPQVDNPQFEPSRLQYFLSLLHFQNGDLDSAQSKLEPLVKEGAAAPVYFLQGRMDFARKDYESAERHISSALQLDLPDSAEVHYQLGLIYSAQGKHDEAARSIEAALEQQPSNPDILFKLADTYFQLQDIPRVEELSREVLAEDPSSAMAHYNLGRAEFARGNLEKAGEYFVRATELETRPRYFNSLAQVRIQLNQPQRAIAALRENVRLDPATPSPRLQLAGLLFQALDMNGAEVEYKKILNMNPDNMHALFGLCFTLVARGNETAAVETFRKAWGTDPGLLKEMIVSAVISAREHPGYTQIAGRLLRAVAPAAAEHSLEFIVARQYLSANRAGKALEWIDRYLSNGAPDDHTRLLMGSALRMLGRTQEAEKELLAINQASPLGVHALYQLAVLEALYEENQKGGKADEYLDRVLALDSDHFQALVMKAERQIKDVNLAEAERLLKHAVGIQPDSPEAHYALSTLYRRSGRNQEAEAALNQYKRLKAESALFPELQYP
- a CDS encoding carboxypeptidase-like regulatory domain-containing protein, translating into MLLGKQHLKATSLLIILILAGTPLLLSQATTGTITGTVVDEVEAVIPGATVTVTNVDTGEEREAITDDTGVFGLPYLRPGVYDLRAEMPGFKTALLTQIEIRVDSHVRRQVTLAVGEVTEQVTVQAAVTRVETETPAIGEVLQEREIKELPINQRSFVGLTRLTAGAHGSPFTESGNAGESHGFRIGRGVTTVTISGQRETSTNYMFDGIPSKEPFYGSSAQLPALDALAEVKVQRGFFSGQNDNPAVVNAITKSGTNAIHGSGWMFHRNDNLDARNFFSVGNPEFLQNQFGAEVGGPVIQDKLFWFFSYEGFRSRKAATGRNIVPTSRHLQGDFSDLAEPLIDPTTGEPFPGNIIPSSRFHPFANQYIGLGFIPAPNQPPGDVFNLIGETGLVRNDDKFITRVDFALSETDRFFGRWSGIDSIVNDRSLLPGSETARPLTAHNLVFDWVHSFGPTLVANAKAGLNKVEISYWSPTNALTDPDWPTEFGIRNINIVPECNAVPGVSMGGFSTFGGPGSCIAPFQNDWHYIFNMSWIKGRHNVSWGFEVRDKGHTLIGTFNQQGNFQYLGQFTGHPVADFLLGHTNRVIGHKTGPAVDKEGIWFNSFIQDEFKISRNVSLTLGLRYQLYPWLVSTTGDRLGLFDGAANGGAGGFRAERDVGRVIDVDKNNFAPRIGIAWSPGGSQDFAIRSSFGIFYDEVPGNELAWDAILSPNNSIVQTFFSDTDKPTIEISTLFPDPPPGDPFDIKDISLILLSTPQRRSDPYQQIWTLSVQRMLPWGLFGEMAYVGSHGVSMSKRWNINRSIARWREGGRTANDPSCDSACRQANRAWPDFQFILTDHAMGQSWYHGLEFTLRKALSQGLSFLTTYSWAKSLDTDSFDSKGARNYVPWDRDKGLSTFDLRHRFNFSFVYELPLFEGQSAAMRHALGGWQLSGITTLMSGFNFHPTTSSDPANSEAIFNKRPNRLGDGNLPAGQRSPDRWFDLGAFSLPAPGTFGNSGAQFLYSDGFVGQDLGLFKNFNIPGISEEAKVQFRTEFFNIFNNVNFGRPSANLESGSYGRITTATDARRIQFGLKLIF